The segment GCGTACCCGCTCCACGCTGTCGCCGATCAGCGCCTTGATCTCCTTCGCCGCCACCGCACTGCGCTGCGACAGGTTGCGCACCTCGGTGGCCACCACCGCGAACCCGCGCCCCTGCTCGCCGGCACGGGCGGCTTCCACGGCGGCATTCAGCGCGAGCAGGTTCGTCTGGAAGGCGATTTCATCGATCATGCCCACGATGTCGGCGATCTTGCCGCTGGAGGCGGAGATGCCGGCCATCGCTTCGACCACCTGCGCCACCACCTTGCCACCATGCTCGGCCTGCTCGCGCGTATCGCGCACCAGACGGTCGGCATGTGCGGCGTTGCCGGCGTTCTGCTTGACCGTCGCAGTCATCTCCTCCATCGAAGCGGCCGTCTCCTCCAGGCTGGAGGCCTGCTCCTGCGTGCGCTGGCTGAGGTCGTCGTTGCCCTGGGCGATCTGCCGGGCTGCGGTGCCCACCGACTCGGCACCGAAGCGCACGTCCGTCACGACGCTGGTCAGCTTCGCGTCCATCTCAGCCAGCGAGCGCAGCAGGCGGCCGACCTCGTCGCCGGGAATGCGGTCGATGCGGTTGTTGAGCCTGCCAGCGGCAATGTTGTCGGCTACCCGCATGGCATCACCCAGCGAGCGCGAGATCGAACGCACCAGGCGGAAGCCGATCGCCGCACTGAGGAGCAATCCGAAAGCGATCGACCCGATGGTCGTGTCCACCGCGCGCGACTCGCGCGCTTCGTCGACGGCGTAGGCGTCGTTGGCGATCGAGTCCTGCAGCGTGAACAAGTCGCCGATGCCGCTACGCAGCGCCAGATAGCTCTTCTCGCCCGGGCCGTCCAGGGTCTGCGTCGCCTGGTCGAATCTCTGCGAGCCCAGCTCGTCGAGCGTCAGACCGACGCTCTGGCGGAAGCCGCCCATGTCCTGATCCAGCCGCTTGCCGACGAGCTGCTCCTGCGACGAGAGCACTGCACCATGGAACGCGGCCAACAGCTTCACCAGCTGGCCGTCATCGCCCTGTTCGGCCTGCCTTGCCTTGGCGACAAGTGCCGGATCCCTCGCCGCAGCCGCGCGATGCAGGGCCGTCCTCTCGGCACCGAGCAGATCCAGCCCGCGGGCC is part of the Dyella thiooxydans genome and harbors:
- a CDS encoding methyl-accepting chemotaxis protein encodes the protein MAIPQFSIKARLAGTLGVLAVLLGALGFMSIVDLDSSKAALQDMHANKLVPAMALARGLDLLGAERTALHRAAAARDPALVAKARQAEQGDDGQLVKLLAAFHGAVLSSQEQLVGKRLDQDMGGFRQSVGLTLDELGSQRFDQATQTLDGPGEKSYLALRSGIGDLFTLQDSIANDAYAVDEARESRAVDTTIGSIAFGLLLSAAIGFRLVRSISRSLGDAMRVADNIAAGRLNNRIDRIPGDEVGRLLRSLAEMDAKLTSVVTDVRFGAESVGTAARQIAQGNDDLSQRTQEQASSLEETAASMEEMTATVKQNAGNAAHADRLVRDTREQAEHGGKVVAQVVEAMAGISASSGKIADIVGMIDEIAFQTNLLALNAAVEAARAGEQGRGFAVVATEVRNLSQRSAVAAKEIKALIGDSVERVRLGSELVDASGRSLAAIVDGVKKVSDIVSEIAAASGEQSAGIEQVNLAVTQMDEVTQQNAALVEEAASASRAMHEQAHVLQQRVAYFRLDEDPVPAMTAGHIGRTLPRGGVDTSAALLPAPDLAWATS